The DNA segment GCCGCCTGGCTCTCCGCCCGCAGCGCGGGCGAGCGCCTGCTCTACCGCCTCGAGGACCTCGACAAGGGCCGCTCCCGCCCCGAGGTCGCCGAGGCCCAGCGGCAGGAGCTGCGCTGGCTGGGCATCGAGTGGGACGCCGAGGGCCCGCCCCAGTCCGAGCGCCTCTACGATCTGAGCGCCCTCCCCACCTTCCGCTGCGACTGCACCCGGGCCGCCCGCCTGGTGGGCGCCTGCGCCTGCCGGGAGGCGCACCTCGCCGGCGCGCCGAGGACCGAGGGCGCCCTGCGCTTCCTGGGTGAGCGGGAGGCGGTGAGCTTCGAGGACCGCGCCCGCGGGCCCCTCACCTTCCTCCCCGACGAGGATCCGGTGCTGCAGCGGCGCGACGGCGAGGTCGCCTACCCCGCCGCGGTGGTCCTCGACGATCTGCGCGACGGCGTCACCGAGGTCGTGCGCGGCGCCGACCTCCT comes from the Deltaproteobacteria bacterium genome and includes:
- a CDS encoding glutamate--tRNA ligase family protein: MAGRLAPTPSGHLHLGNVLAFGAAWLSARSAGERLLYRLEDLDKGRSRPEVAEAQRQELRWLGIEWDAEGPPQSERLYDLSALPTFRCDCTRAARLVGACACREAHLAGAPRTEGALRFLGEREAVSFEDRARGPLTFLPDEDPVLQRRDGEVAYPAAVVLDDLRDGVTEVVRGADLLEATAVQLQLHAALGATPPTYLHNPVLLGPDGKKLSKSHGSLELRALRAAGWSPEEIWRRLLPLLGIEGCARLGEALAAFEPRAFRPGPFEVTLAGEIVEP